One region of Rickettsiales bacterium genomic DNA includes:
- a CDS encoding IS1595 family transposase: protein EHFNLFLKECEWRFNMGTPSDLLADLKKLLKEYY from the coding sequence AGAGCATTTTAATCTGTTCTTGAAAGAATGTGAGTGGAGGTTTAATATGGGCACACCAAGTGACTTACTGGCAGACCTGAAAAAGTTGCTCAAAGAATATTATTAG
- the recF gene encoding DNA replication/repair protein RecF: MSLDATASASLSREARLCVHSLTLTYFRNYGSLSLESAGKSVILTGANGAGKTNLLEAISLLMPGRGLRYAKLVQLQHQPVTQQIGWGVAADVETAQGRVRFGTGQQPSREDKRIMRIDGEPLKGQAELSQHFAVLWQTPQMDGLFTQGNSERRHYYDRLCSVFLPDHSTHIAKYDYLRRERAKLLSSGRGDQTWLSSLERKMAETSLAIAATRLEMLEALSYAIDELHEAFPKAKLSLKGFAETALQEALFPAIEIEEKLMASLASSRNEDAKTGRASHGAHKTELEVIFEPKGVEAAYCSTGEQKALMLSLLLAQVQAMKYRQQRLPILLLDEVVAHLDPSRRKALFETLNELNCQSWMTGTDSKMFEGFEGALSYTAEAGSVK; the protein is encoded by the coding sequence GTGAGTTTAGACGCAACTGCTAGCGCCTCGCTCTCGCGAGAAGCAAGGCTTTGCGTTCATTCCCTAACGCTCACCTATTTTCGCAATTACGGCTCGCTCTCCTTGGAGAGTGCGGGAAAGTCGGTTATTTTAACCGGCGCTAACGGTGCTGGGAAAACAAACCTGCTTGAAGCGATTTCTCTGTTAATGCCAGGGCGCGGGTTGCGCTATGCCAAGCTCGTGCAGCTACAACATCAACCGGTGACTCAACAAATAGGGTGGGGCGTTGCCGCTGATGTTGAAACGGCCCAAGGCAGGGTTAGGTTCGGTACCGGCCAACAGCCCTCTCGTGAAGATAAGCGCATCATGCGCATTGATGGCGAACCGCTAAAAGGCCAGGCCGAACTCTCCCAGCATTTCGCCGTACTCTGGCAAACGCCGCAAATGGATGGTTTGTTCACCCAAGGAAACTCTGAACGTCGCCATTATTATGACCGCCTTTGCAGTGTGTTTTTGCCAGACCACAGCACTCACATTGCCAAATATGATTATTTGCGCAGGGAGCGAGCAAAGCTTCTAAGTTCAGGCAGGGGGGACCAAACATGGCTCAGCTCGCTTGAACGCAAAATGGCTGAAACTTCGCTGGCAATTGCTGCGACTCGCTTGGAAATGTTAGAGGCGCTCTCTTACGCCATTGACGAGTTGCATGAGGCTTTCCCGAAAGCCAAGCTATCCTTAAAAGGCTTTGCGGAAACCGCGCTGCAGGAGGCGCTCTTTCCTGCCATTGAGATTGAAGAAAAACTAATGGCTTCGCTGGCAAGTAGCCGTAATGAAGATGCAAAAACAGGCCGCGCGAGCCATGGCGCGCATAAAACAGAACTTGAAGTTATTTTTGAGCCTAAAGGCGTAGAGGCAGCCTATTGTTCCACCGGCGAACAAAAGGCGCTCATGCTGTCGCTGCTGCTAGCACAAGTCCAAGCGATGAAATACCGCCAGCAACGCCTGCCCATTCTCCTGCTAGATGAAGTCGTCGCTCACCTAGATCCATCGCGCCGCAAAGCCCTCTTCGAAACCCTAAACGAGCTCAATTGCCAAAGCTGGATGACCGGAACCGATAGCAAGATGTTCGAGGGGTTTGAGGGAGCGCTAAGTTATACTGCCGAAGCTGGCAGCGTTAAATAA